The genomic window TTCGGCGCGGACGTGGAGCGCTGGCCGGAGTGGCTGCCGCACTACCGCTGGGTGCGATTCCAGCGCAAGGACGGCTTCGGCGCCGGGCTGGTGGAGATGGCGGCGAAGCGGATGTTCGGCCCGCTGCCGTACCCCGTCTGGTGGGTGTCGGAGATGACAGTCGACGAGGCGCGCCCCGTCGTGCTCTACCGCCACGTGCAGGGGATCACCACGGGGATGGACGTGGAGTGGTCGTTCACCAGCCGCGGCGACGGGACCACGCTCGTGCGCATCGTGCACGACTGGGCCGACGGTCCGCGCTGGCCCCTCCCCCGCTTCCTGCGCCGCCTGATCGCCAGCGTGGTGATCGGCCCCGTCTTCATCTCCGCCGTCGCCTCGCGCACCCTGGCCGGCATCAAGCGCGCGGTCGAGGCGGCGGAGCGGTAGGGAGAAGTGCGGAAGCCGATTCGGCGCTGAGTGCTCCCCCGCCCCTGCGAAGCGGGGG from Longimicrobium sp. includes these protein-coding regions:
- a CDS encoding SRPBCC family protein yields the protein MRTVDEIVMRATPERCFRFGADVERWPEWLPHYRWVRFQRKDGFGAGLVEMAAKRMFGPLPYPVWWVSEMTVDEARPVVLYRHVQGITTGMDVEWSFTSRGDGTTLVRIVHDWADGPRWPLPRFLRRLIASVVIGPVFISAVASRTLAGIKRAVEAAER